The sequence ATAAGGGCCGGCCGTCACCCGCATCGCACATTTTTCGCGAGGCCGCCCTGCGAGGTCTCCCGGTACTTCATGTTCATATCGTGGCCGGTTTCGTACATGGTCTCGATCACCTGATCCAGAGGAACCCTGGACGGCGTCGTCCGGGCCATGGCCATGCGCGCGGCGTTGATGGCCTTGACGGACATGATGGCGTTACGTTCGATGCAGGGAACCTGCACCAGCCCTCCCACGGGATCGCAGGTGAGCCCGAGGTTGTGCTCCATGGCGATTTCCGCCGCCATACAGCCCTGTTCCGGAGAACAGTCCAAAAGTTCCGCAAGCCCCGCCGCCGCCATGGAACAGGCCACTCCGATTTCTCCCTGACAGCCCACTTCGGCTCCCGAGATGGAGGCGTTCATTTTGTAGAGGGCGCCAATGGCTCCCGAAGCCAGGAAATACCGCTCGTAAATATCCGGCGTAACGGGCTCTACGAATCGATCGTAATAGGACAGCACCGCCGGAACAATGCCGCAGGCCCCGTTCGTCGGAGCGGTGACGACCCGCCCTCCCGCGGCGTTCTCCTCCGACACGGCAAAGGCGAACATGTTCACCCAGTCGATGACGTTCATGGGATCATGAGAGAGGGCGCTGACGGATCGCAGCCTCCGATGCAGACCGATGGCCCGGCGCGGTACCCTGAGACCGCCTGGCAGCAGGCCTTCTTTTGAAATTCCCCGTTCGATGCACTCCCCCATGACCCTCCATACCTGGGCGAGCCGCG comes from Synergistaceae bacterium and encodes:
- a CDS encoding L-serine ammonia-lyase, which encodes MISVLDIFKIGIGPSSSHTIGPMRIAENFIKELAMRNISPRRIVVELHGSLALTGKGHGTDRAVIMGLAGFDPETVDLDAIPAFMENVQQLHRLRLGAQRGEIEFDWERDVVFCSENLPLHANGMILTAFDERNTETSETYYSTGGGFFCKAEDFPGLSEADGKAEKPVPFPYHTAAGLIEACQKEGLSISGLVLRNETALQGREKLDARLAQVWRVMGECIERGISKEGLLPGGLRVPRRAIGLHRRLRSVSALSHDPMNVIDWVNMFAFAVSEENAAGGRVVTAPTNGACGIVPAVLSYYDRFVEPVTPDIYERYFLASGAIGALYKMNASISGAEVGCQGEIGVACSMAAAGLAELLDCSPEQGCMAAEIAMEHNLGLTCDPVGGLVQVPCIERNAIMSVKAINAARMAMARTTPSRVPLDQVIETMYETGHDMNMKYRETSQGGLAKNVRCG